A window from Bombus fervidus isolate BK054 chromosome 12, iyBomFerv1, whole genome shotgun sequence encodes these proteins:
- the Mtpap gene encoding mitochondrial poly(A) polymerase, producing the protein MALVHRINSNFGFVLNTLYCKSIINIKRFVTEHNVVGYSNTTGTDKLINYKPFEEMLQFRQNEAKKCILVRLHDMKYISDLESFCKCYATIVNIFPYRTVNDNNFVLMELKSTEDVKKLQNVAIYKPNTEYAHCVTPLFSFKARNKLHLNKSRNDISIYSNFQAPKTNEIKKLLEKVDSVSDQMISLYNISKITDLDIRLRFYTADQISYYLSRLFANIDVVPFGSSVNGFGQVGCDLDLLCKIVMNTDQNFSLKKLIAMSQNIPLAERNEQKQFLELVGTMMKVFIPGITDVKKILEARVPIIKFYNLNTNMKCDLSSTNTVALQMSKLLYVYGQLDWRIKPLVCTIRKWARVMDLTREYPGNWITNFSLTLLIIFYLQKKNILPSMNTVNCFVELSKSKNKAVDHNLNWFVSWERSIKRNNDESLSNLLYNFFEYYSVFDFKTQAICIKNGENKPKNDFSPLYIHNPFNTTLNVSKNVNSSELMRLVNSFHTALNIMLDSDKRDIISKLINLEPKTKTNHRFNNQETQIRLEKKLLPNVTNINGLEKIQRNIIK; encoded by the exons ATGGCACTAGTTCATCGTATTAATAGTAATTTTGgttttgtattaaatacattatattgtaaatctataataaatataaagagaTTTGTAACGGAACACAATGTTGTGGGATATTCCAATACAACTG gtacAGATAaacttataaattataaaccaTTTGAGGAAATGCTTCAATTCAGACAGAATGAAgcaaaaaaatgtattttagtaAGGCTACatgatatgaaatatattagtGATCTTGAAAGTTTTTGTAAATGTTATGCGACTATTGTAAACATTTTTCCTTATCGTACAGTGAATGATAAC aattttgtattaatggaattaaaatCAACTGAAGATGTGAAAAAACTTCAAAATGTAGCTATCTATAAACCAAATACAGAATATGCTCATTGTGTGACaccattattttcatttaaagcacggaataaattacatttaaataaatcaagaAACGATATTAGTATATATTCCAACTTTCAAGCTCCAAAGAcaaatgaaatcaaaaaattaCTGGAAAAAGTAGATTCT GTGTCAGATCAAATGATATCcttatacaatatttcaaaaattacagATTTAGACATAAGACTGAGATTTTATACCGCCGATCAGATTTCATATTACTTATCTAGGTTATTTGCCAATATAGATGTGGTACCATTTGGATCCTCTGTTAATGGGTTTGGTCAAGTGGGATGTGATCTTGATTTACTATGTAAAATTGTTATGAACACTGATCAAAACTTT TCCTTGAAAAAGCTCATTGCTATGTCACAAAATATCCCTCTTGCAGAAAGAAATGAACAAAAACAATTCTTAGAGTTAGTAGGTACAATGATGAAAGTATTTATTCCTGGAATCACTGATGTAAAAAAGATTCTTGAAGCACGGGTCcctataattaaattttataacttaaatacaaatatgaaaTGTGATCTTAGTAGCACAAACac ggttgcattACAAATGTCCAAATTGTTATATGTGTATGGACAATTGGATTGGCGCATTAAGCCACTTGTTTGCACCATTCGTAAATGGGCAAGAGTTATGGATTTGACAAGGGAATATCCAGGTAATTGGATAACAAATTTTTCCcttactttgttaattatattttatttacaaaagaaaaatatattaccaTCTATGAACACTGTAAACTGCTTTGTAG AACTCAGTAAGAGTAAAAACAAAGCAGTAGACCATAATTTAAATTGGTTTGTAAGTTGGGAAAGATCCATAAAACGTAACAATGATGAAAGTTTGTCcaatcttttatataatttttttgaatattatagTGTTTTCGATTTTAAAACGCAagcaatttgtataaaaaatggagaaaaCAAACCGAAAAATGATTTCTCGCCTCTTTATATTCATAATCCATTTAATACAACATTAAATGTCAGTAAAAACGTTAACTCAAGTGAACTAATGCGTTTGGTAAATTCCTTTCATACAGCACTTAATATAATGTTAGATTCAGATAAAAGAGACATTATTTCTAAACTAATTAATTTAGAACCAAAAACAAAAACTAATCATAGATTTAACAATCAAGAAACACAGATACGACTTGAGAAAAAGCTTCTTCCAAACGTAACTAATATTAATGgtttggaaaaaatacaaaggaatataataaaataa